The DNA region AGATACAGAACTGTTAAACCCACAAGGTTACCTGTGTTACCACAAAATAGTTTGAGGTGCTATGTAtatagttatatttatatataaaaatatacatcatatatattcaatatttcattcatatttattttaaagaatctGCTCTGTAAAAACAACATAgtttatatagtgtatatatgtatttatatatccCTTCTTTTGTGACCACAAATGTCTGATTAGTATTTGAGGAACTGCAGTTGACATTTATGCATACATTAGCTAAGCTACTAAGGAGAGCAAAGGCTCCACCCACTGTGGGAGGAGCCAATGCTAACTGGAGCTTAAGGTGTGACGTCATATAGACATCCCATCTCCATGGAGAACACTATAAATACGATCTCCAGACAGAACTATGCTGTATCATGCTCACATGCTGTTCGCTCTACTCTGTGTGCACTGCAATATTTTGCACTAATTGGAATTACATTAAGGTCTGAAGAAAAGACAAGCAAAAATATCATTTGGCTGTTTTTAAAGATCTACATAGAAAAATAGTACTTCTAGATAAAGTGATTAGTATCTGGACACACAGAAGCCAGTGACCACTGAGAGAACAAAAAATATGTTACTCTGTTTTGTGCTGGGCCTCTGCATGACAACTATCAATAGGGTGCCGTTGATATATCAGATGCAGATTAGAACAACTACAAGAATGAATGCACTGTATGCATTAAGTGTCCTGATGTTCAGGACAGCAACTGTAGGCTTTTCCCTAGATGATTTGACCATGCCACTTAAGAGATCCATGACATCAATATTAATGCTGGTACAGAGAAGTCCATTAGTGCAGGTGCCCTTCTCCCATTAGTGCTGTTACTGTGTCCATTACACAACAGGCAGCTCAGCATAACACTGGCTTGTATCTGTGAACATGCGTATAGGGACGTGGCATTATAAAAATGCTTAGAAAGGTGGTGTTGAAGAAATATTAAATGTCCTCAACACTCGTTTAACCCTGTTTTTGCATTTACTGTGGTGATCTGTGCCTCACAACTGGAGGTCATCAGACTCAGAGGACAAGCTAAGGCAGGGGTGTTAAACTCAGGTACTGGAGTTTAGTGTATTGCCTGTTctaacactgaattcaactcaGGAAGGCCTTGCTACATGGCTGATTAGTTGACCCAGGTATGTTACAGGAGGTAGAATGCTAAACTCAGTTTTGCGGTCTTTCAGGACTGATGTGTGTCACTCCAGATCTAAGGGGTCTGTGTGGTATGAAAATGCGCTAGATCTCAGTGGCTGTGATTTCTTCAAAGTGGATGTCATTGTTACGCATATCAAACTCCTCCATGTCCCTGTTCTCCAACTCCAGACTCAGCTCTCTCATGACCCGCTCCAGCTCTCGGTTGCGCCGGTACATCTGGATGTAGTTCTGctgcagctgtttctgataGCGAATCAccttttccttctcctcctgCCACACACGCCGTTCTTCATCAAAGGCCTCCAACTGGTCCTGGCCACGCCTCCTCTCATATAGGAGCTCTGCACGCAGTCGCTCCACCTGCTGGTGGAGAATGTGCAGCGCATCACTGCTCTGTCGCTGAGCCTTGGCCTCGTCACTTTCATACACCAACAGTTGCTCTTCTCCATCCCGGAAGGCAGGGCTGCGTCCCTGAGACAGAGGCAGAGGCAGACTCATGCACTGGCCTTTGGAGGAAGGTAGTGTGGCCTGAGTAGCCCTCAGACGGCTAGACTCTTCCTCCAGACGACCCAGCTTCTCCCTCAGCAGCTCGGCCTCACTCTTGCGCCGCTGCAGCTCATTCTCACAAACCTCCAGCTCCAGTGTGCGGGTGCGGGCAGCAGTGTGGGCCTCCTGGGAGCGTGCCTGGCTGGCCTGCAGCTCAGAGCGAACCTCACGCAGCTGGGCCTTCAGGGCCACGATCTCAGCCGCCTTCTGGCCCAGGTCTGACTGCACATCCTTCAGCTGCTGCTTCAGGAGGGAAATCTCTCCTGACTTCTGACACACCTACAAAAACACAGGAAGAAAATAGGTCAGTTTTAGATACAAAGTAAATCAAAAGCTTAGTCTCCTCATATGGAGTTTTTAGGACCTGGGTGGCTTCCATCAACAACGTTGTTTCTGCATCATTTCTCTGTTAAAAGGAATAATAACTGCTGTCATGTGTGCATGCAGCAAGTTTAGTAATCGGATGATGGAggggaaatcttttttttaataccgTGTTTCCCTgatagtaagacgcagtgtgggttttaggggggtcggctaatgtaagacgtaccctgaaagtaagacatagtaaactgaacgttggaaaaatataagccatagtaccggtaccttttgctgcattaactgcgggatgcggacggTTAGAgcgggatgcggacggatctggagcggaatgagcggAGGTACGTGgaggccgcgggagcagcagtaatgttgtccgtggtccaacatgcagcctcagtgccctcatgtgcagccgctggtggtcgctctgattggcatggccatggttgtcatggaataaatctgttttatcttccagtataacatattcaaactgttcgttcttacggtttttaattgtttgttattgtaatgttatacatggaaataccgtcatgatacggttgtaacaagacattcttgccacttgcttttataaaactgttttatggtgaataccatactgttcaggttgttaataaatgttaattttatggttaaaacaaaaatcgacattttttaccaatataagacataccccgaaagtaagacatagtgggactttcgggggtaaaaagaatgtaagacactgtcttactttcggggaaacacggtaagTATCTGAACACAGGGTTTGCAAAAGGGGAAACCATGAACCCACACCAGCAGGATCTCAAGAACGCATTGATGTTTGTGCTAAAaaattttgtgtattttaagtACAAGGTCTGAAACTATACTAAACAAACTACCTAGGTAAAAGGACTGAGAGCAcatcactgctgctgctgttgcagCAGAACAGAGGGTTACTGATAATGTAAATCTGCACTAAAACCACCATAATTAATTGTGTCAGCCATGTTGTCAGTATGCCCTGTGGGGATGCAAGGTTGATGATTCAATTCAGTGACACTGCGTCCTTAGAGGTTAGAGTGATGCCAAATAGATAGCATCATTGAGCAGCAGTGTTGCTCTATTAACTTTTCAGGGAAAGGCCAACTGCTTAAATTTAGCCTATGTTTGGCTTTCCTTGACACAAATTCTAACCGTTTCTTTGAACAGTTTTTTGAAAGTTTCCAGGTCTCACCTCCCATTTGGTCTCCTCCAGTCGTGGGCCAAGCTGTGTCTGCTCTCTCTCAATGGAGGCACATCTCTTCTCCAGTGTCTCCCGCTCCTGCAGCAGCTGTGAAAAGTCCTCCTGCAGCTTTTTCTTCTCCTGCTGCAGCTGGAAGACCTGCAGCTGCAGTACCTGCTGTGCCCGTTGTGCTTTTTGTTGTGCCTGCTTCATCTTAGATGCACAGCTCTGCCTCAGCTCCTCCAGCTCCTGCTCACAACGCTTTTGCTTCTCTTCATACACCTGCACACACAGCATTCTGACATTTTGAACAAGGCCAGGATATCTTAGAGCTtattgaatgaataatataatttaactgTAAAAAACGTTCTCAAAAATGTTTGAGATATGAGTCCAATTCCTCACCTGGCAAATGGCTGCCTCGTTCTCATCCAGGTTGTCTCTGAGCTGCTGCAgttccaggtctctctctctcagtttctccTCTAGGTCTCGGACCACACCCTCGTATCCTTCTGGTGGGGCGGGTGACCTCCCACATGACCCACTGTCAGACAGTGGTTGGCCCCGCCCACTCAGAGAGCCAGTGCTTTTGCTGGAAGAAGAACGTCCACTATCTGAGTTTGAGTGACCGTGGCTGCCACTTGCCCGAGCGGGTTCTGGGTGTCCAGATGTCCCTTCACTGGGACCTAAGCTGTACCCTGTGCTGCTGTAGGTGGGCAGACTGGACAGAGAGTTCCGGCCCGAGTCTGACATGGTGCAGGATTGGCTGCTGCGCGCGTTACGGCCACCACTGTATGAGTTGCGCTTCTCAGTGCACACCAGCCCTGCTCCACCTCCTGGAAGTAAAAGGTTGAGGCTGCCCTGGCTCTCAGACAGACTGCCCCCTGGCCTTGGGGAGAGGTACTGCACAGAGTTGCGGTTCTTGGGCACTACAGGCTTGAATGCGGTGGGCCGGATTACCACTTTCTCCATATtctgtaataaattaaaatattcaaacactGTCTGATTAAATCTTGAAGGTATTAGGAATTGCAACACTGACTAACACTGAATATCACTGAAATTCCTGTCCTCTGCTCACGGTGTGAGTGCAGGTAACGTTTAGCTTTAGAGCCTCAGGGAACCTAAATCTGTGTTTAGTTTACCTTATTCCCCTGGGCCCAAAATGTTAAAAGTATGTATTAATTCCTTCAAAAGACTAATAAACATCTATTTTTCAAAAGTATTTCTCCTTTTTGATGAAACTTGTATGATATTAATAGTGGGTAATCTTCAATAAGCATTTTATAACCAGTCACACTGAGTGTCATGTACATGAatgttttttctgtgtaaaaacatacaaaacactATTTTACACCATAATGTAAACAAAACCCTTTTAAATTTCCATACCTGTCAGTGATAGAGGTCTGTCATTGGAATTGACATTTTTTGAGGGGTGGTAtattatatttctattttaataaatattatttatttattataaaataatactatttctatattttttacGTGGATGGATGGTTTATACAGGTATAATATTATAACACAAttacatatattatttaatatgatcCCATAATATTACAAACATCAAACCCACATGCGGTGGTTaaacaaatcattttaaaaccatAGGCATTAATATGATGTTGGCTTTCTTTTGCTGCAGGATGTCACTGCATGGCCCCCAGGCCATTATTCCTATGTAGACTGCACTCTGTGTGCAAAGTTAATTTTCATcatatttaacattaaacactTATTCATGAAATACATGACCATTAACTGCCTGAATGCAGTCTGTGTTAGTGGTAATGTACTGTATGAAAGAGTAGTTAAGGTTAAATCTAATACAAAGTTACTGAGCACACAATTTGAGGGAAAAATAGAATACTTTTGGAAAATAACAAGAATCTTAAATACAATCGATACAAAATAGGAAGCAACTGAAAATGTAACTAATTTCATCAAAGTCAGTACAGTTAAATGAAAGGGATGGTTTTATATGGGTAAACCATGTGGGTTGTTTTTAAGAAGAGCAGACCAATAGCCGGCAGTGGCAGTGCGGCACTTTCTTTATAAACTCAGAAAACTGTTGTAACTCACCTTCTCCAGCCTACCGGACACAGGGATGAGTTTTGGAGGAGGACCCCCGATGTTGCCGTTCATGGGCCGGGTGTCCCGTGGTTCTTCTGTATCACTGCATGGGCTGCATGTTGTCACAAGATTGTCATTCCAGTCACCCACCAACTCATCGCTCACATATCCATAGTTGCCATTGCCAGCAGCAATGATGGTGGAGGACTTGTTGGAGCTCAGGGAAGGCTGGTTGGTGAGGAGCTGCTCCTGGGAACTGGCACTTCGCAGGGTTCCCTCCTGCTGCCGGAAACAGCTCGTAGCTGGAGTGGATCTGCGGCACTTGCTGCTGAAGTCGCTGGCGGCGCGGCAGTGGCGCTCCTGGTAAGTGCGTCCAGAGATCAGGCTGCTGACGGAGCCCATGACGCCTGCGGTTGCAGAGGGTGGTGAAACAGAATGACACTGCTCAATATCAGCGTTGGATTTAGGATGATCAGTGGGCACCGGCAGGGCCTGAACCAAAGCCATGGCGACTGTGCGCCCAACACTCACTCTCTACAGAAAGAGGGAAAGCAAAGGAGAGATGATTACTAATGGAAGAAATAGGAAGGACTggtaaatgtatttgtaaacgTGACATATATTGGCTGAACCAGGCTCTGTTTACGTTTGTGTTATGTTGCAAAACTGGACGACATGTACTGAACTTTGTTAAAAATCTCATTGAATCAGATGAATAATGTTGAGTTTGTTCAGTTTGTAATGCTAAAATACCATTATATTGTTGTTGTACTATATTGGTTTGGCTAGCTGGAACTTGGCAAATAATTATATTACAGCATTAGCTTAAAGtataataaatgtagaaatccCTGTATCTTTATCTTAGCTGACAGGAAGCTGTGTCCGAAATCTGTTCATAGGAGAGTATGCTATGGTATCAGAAGCTGCTATGACAGTGTGTAACTCTTATATTTCGACTGCTACTTCTGCTGCAAGCTCTAAGCCATCTTGCCATGTGGAATAATGCAAGCAGCGAGGCCTGCAAAGACCCTGTCAGTCCAATTAATtacaccccccaacacacacacccccagtGCACTTCAAAACACACTCCCTCTGCACTTCAAAGAACATTCCTTACTGTGACATAGAAGAG from Hoplias malabaricus isolate fHopMal1 chromosome 8, fHopMal1.hap1, whole genome shotgun sequence includes:
- the lzts2a gene encoding leucine zipper putative tumor suppressor 2a produces the protein MALVQALPVPTDHPKSNADIEQCHSVSPPSATAGVMGSVSSLISGRTYQERHCRAASDFSSKCRRSTPATSCFRQQEGTLRSASSQEQLLTNQPSLSSNKSSTIIAAGNGNYGYVSDELVGDWNDNLVTTCSPCSDTEEPRDTRPMNGNIGGPPPKLIPVSGRLEKNMEKVVIRPTAFKPVVPKNRNSVQYLSPRPGGSLSESQGSLNLLLPGGGAGLVCTEKRNSYSGGRNARSSQSCTMSDSGRNSLSSLPTYSSTGYSLGPSEGTSGHPEPARASGSHGHSNSDSGRSSSSKSTGSLSGRGQPLSDSGSCGRSPAPPEGYEGVVRDLEEKLRERDLELQQLRDNLDENEAAICQVYEEKQKRCEQELEELRQSCASKMKQAQQKAQRAQQVLQLQVFQLQQEKKKLQEDFSQLLQERETLEKRCASIEREQTQLGPRLEETKWEVCQKSGEISLLKQQLKDVQSDLGQKAAEIVALKAQLREVRSELQASQARSQEAHTAARTRTLELEVCENELQRRKSEAELLREKLGRLEEESSRLRATQATLPSSKGQCMSLPLPLSQGRSPAFRDGEEQLLVYESDEAKAQRQSSDALHILHQQVERLRAELLYERRRGQDQLEAFDEERRVWQEEKEKVIRYQKQLQQNYIQMYRRNRELERVMRELSLELENRDMEEFDMRNNDIHFEEITATEI